The Chloroflexota bacterium nucleotide sequence GCGCCGAGGGCCTGCTGGACCAGTTACGCCAGGAGTTGGGGCACTGACACGCAGGCTGGCGCTCTCCGGTGCTAGCCTGGCTGCAGTGTGTGAGGGGCTTCTGACTCTTACCCCCTTTCCCCCGGGAGAGGGGCTGGGGTGAGGGAAAGCGGGTGTAGAAAGGATGCATCAAGTCTCCCTCACTCTCGGTCCCTCTCCCGAAGGGAGAGGGAAGCACTGCGGTGCGCCGCGAGGGTCGAGACCTTTGCTGATTTTCAGTGCAGTGACGTGCTGGAGGAGGAGTCCTTACTGGCTGTCTCGATCTGCACCATTTCCACAGGCGCCGAGGGTGTTTCAGCAGTTCGCTGCCGGCGCGGGCGTCTCGGAGTCTGCTCGGGTACATAGACCTCCTCGATTTGCGACTTGGCCCCTGCGGCGGTTTCCACCATCATCAAACCTGGCGGCAATTCGACCTTTGCCGGGGCAACCGGGGCAGGGCGAGGTTCACGTACCACGGGGGCTTCTACCGGTTGAGCCACCTCGGACTGGACTTCCGCGACGGCCTGGCGGACGGGCTCTGCAAGCTGCGTTTCGATCTCGCGAACGGGTACGCTTACGGGCTCTGGGTGTGAGGGGGCATCCTGCATCGAAACAGGTTCCGCCCTCTGCATGGGTTCATGCCCTGTGCTGGAATCGACCGAGTCCATGGCAATGGCGTCCTGCTGACCGTCCTGGCCTTCAGCCGCGACTTGATTTTCCCCGCGCCCGCCACGATCGCGACGTCCGCGACGGCGACGGCCGCCGCGGGTTTCTCCGTCCTCGCCCTCACGCGGACGCTGCTGCATAGGTGCATCGCCAGTTCCTTGAACGCCGTTGGACTCAACGTGCGCCCGCTCGGTTTGACGGTCGGGACGATCCGCGCGCTCCGCACGTTCCGGGCGCTCAGGCCGCTCTCCTCTATCGGGACGCTCGGCGCGCTCCGGGCGCTCGCCACGTTCAGGGCGATCACCGCGCTCGTGTCGCGCACCGCGGCCGCCTTCGGGGCGGTCGCCACGCTGCCGCTCGGGCCGAGCGGAACGATCCGGTCGTTCGTCACGCCCCGGGCGCTCGGAGCGCTCACCGCGCTCTTTCCTATCATCACGGTCGCGAGCTTCGGCGCGCTCCGGCCGCTCGCCGCGCTGCGGCCGTTCCCCGCGACCAGGGCGCTCGCTGGCCCCCTCTGCACCGCGTTCAGGCCGGCCACGATGGCGACGCGACTCCTGCCGTTCTTCGCGATTGGGTCGGCGTTGTGCCTCCCTAGGTTTGGCGACGGGCTCAGGTTTGGCCGCTTCCGCCGGCTTGCCTTTCAGCCAGCCGAAGATCTTCGACAAAATGGAAGGCTCCTTGGCGGGTACCGCTGGCACTGCGATGGGCGTCGGCGCCGGTTGTTCTGGCGTGATGCCCTGCACGGCTGCCTGGGGCTTTGGCGTTTTGGCGTCAGCGTTGCCGGCAGCTTCAACCTCTTCCCGGGTCGGCTGTTCCATCATCTTGTAAGACGCTGGCAGGGGCTCCATGCCGTTTAACTCGTCGTGCCGCAAGCGGGTGATGTTGTAGTTGGGGGTCTCGAGATGAATATTGGGAATCAGCACCACCGCCACTTTGAGTCGCTGCTCGATGGCGTGAAACTCGGCGCGTTTCTCATTCAGCAGGTAGGTGGCGACATCAACCGGCACCTGGGCGCGTACGGAGGCGGCGTTTTCCTTCATGGCCTCTTCCTGCAGGATGCGCAGAATATGCAGGGCAGAGGATTCGATGCTACGGATGTGTCCGATGCCGTTGCAGCGTGGGCAGGCGATATGGCTGGTTTCACCCAGTGAGGTCTGCAAGCGCTGGCGCGACAACTCCATCAGTCCGAAGCGGGAGATCTTGCCCATCTGCACGCGGGCACGGTCGTAGTGCAGAGCGTCGCGCAGGCGATTTTCCACGTCGCGCTGATTGCGGGCATTCTCCATATCGATGAAATCGATCACCACCAGACCGCCCAGATCGCGCAATCGCAGTTGCCGCGCCAACTCGTCACATGCTTCGAGGTTGGTATTAAAGGCCGTCTGCTCGATGTCGTGGCCGCTTGTTGCACGCGCGGAGTTGACGTCGACGGACACCAAAGCCTCGGTATGATCGATGACGATAGCGCCCCCCGAGGGCAGCGCCACGGTGCTGGCGTAGGCGGTCTCGATCTGGTGTTCGATCTGGAAGCGCGAGAACAG carries:
- a CDS encoding Rne/Rng family ribonuclease gives rise to the protein KDERGNKGAALTTFVSLAGRYLVLMPNNPRGGGVSRRVEGKERNELKDLIAQLEVPHGASIIGRTAGLGRSLEELTWDLSCLMQLWGAIENAAKGLPNANGDRLIYQESSLVIRAIRDYFQQDIGELLIDTESIYEQARQFMSHVMPANVSRVKLYRDDVPLFSRFQIEHQIETAYASTVALPSGGAIVIDHTEALVSVDVNSARATSGHDIEQTAFNTNLEACDELARQLRLRDLGGLVVIDFIDMENARNQRDVENRLRDALHYDRARVQMGKISRFGLMELSRQRLQTSLGETSHIACPRCNGIGHIRSIESSALHILRILQEEAMKENAASVRAQVPVDVATYLLNEKRAEFHAIEQRLKVAVVLIPNIHLETPNYNITRLRHDELNGMEPLPASYKMMEQPTREEVEAAGNADAKTPKPQAAVQGITPEQPAPTPIAVPAVPAKEPSILSKIFGWLKGKPAEAAKPEPVAKPREAQRRPNREERQESRRHRGRPERGAEGASERPGRGERPQRGERPERAEARDRDDRKERGERSERPGRDERPDRSARPERQRGDRPEGGRGARHERGDRPERGERPERAERPDRGERPERPERAERADRPDRQTERAHVESNGVQGTGDAPMQQRPREGEDGETRGGRRRRGRRDRGGRGENQVAAEGQDGQQDAIAMDSVDSSTGHEPMQRAEPVSMQDAPSHPEPVSVPVREIETQLAEPVRQAVAEVQSEVAQPVEAPVVREPRPAPVAPAKVELPPGLMMVETAAGAKSQIEEVYVPEQTPRRPRRQRTAETPSAPVEMVQIETASKDSSSSTSLH